The Acidobacteriota bacterium genome segment GCCGTCGTTTTGGGCCTCCCCTGAGGTGGCGGAGGCGATTTTTTCATCGTCCGGACGATCATTCGTCGAATCGAAAAACTCAATCGATTCCCGGATCCGGCCGAATTCCCTGAACTTTCCTGGCGTAACCATAGACATCGATCTCGATGTCCGGCAAACGCCTTCCCTGACGGCCAACCTCCTGGGTATGATCGAGGGTTCCGATCCCGAATTGAAAAACGAGTTCGTGGTCATCGGCGCCCATCTGGACCACGTCGGGATGAATCCCCAGGGATATGTTTTTAACGGTTCGGACGACAATGGATCCGGATCGGTGGGCGTCCTGCAGATCGCCAAGGCCCTCGCCCGGAATCCCGTGAAACCTAAAAGGTCCGTTCTTTTTGCACACTGGACGGGCGAGGAAAAGGGGCTCGTCGGCAGCGGCTATTTCGTGCGGTTCCCCACAATTCCCCTGGAAAATATTGTGGCCAACGTCAATCTTGACATGATTTCCAGGGACACGCCTCTCAGTGTCGTCAAGGAAACGGCAAGGGATTTCAACATCGATCTTGCGATACTCGACGGCCTCGAAGATCTCCCGGAGAAGACGCTCATGGTCTTCACGTCGTCCCCGGCGCCGTCTCTTGAGGACATGTCCGTTCAGTTGGGCCGCGATCACAGCGGCCTTCAGGTCGTTCCTCTCCCGTCCTTTCCCATGCTCGGCAACAGCGATCATTATTTCTTCTGTCTGAAAAAAATTCCGGCCGTTTTCTTTTATACAGGCGGGCACCGGGAACTGCACCAGCCCGGGGATACCGTGGACAAAATGAATAAAACCAAGATGAGCCGGATCGTCCGTCTCGCTTACCTGCTCGCCTTCACGATCGGCGAGGCCGCGGACCGTCCGGCCTGGCGGGATTCGCCGACACAGATTTTGCCGTTTCAATGGTGAGAAGGCCGAGGCTTGGAGTGAAAAGGAGGAATGTCATGAAAAACAGGCGTTTCATTGGGATCGCTGCAGCCGCCGCAATTTTTTGCGCGGCCTTTTCTTTCGCCGTCCAGGATGAACCCGATCTGGCCATGGTCGCCAAGATCCGGCATGAAGGCATCAAGAACTCCCAGGTGATGAAGCTTGCCGGTTACTTATGCGATGTCATTGGACCTCGCCCGACGGGTTCGCCCGCCATGACCCGGGCCTCGCATTGGGTGTTGGACAAGCTGAAGGAATGGGGACTTCAGAATGTCCGTTTGGAACCCTACCATTTCGGCGTCGGTTGGGCGCCTCAATACATTTCCGCTCACCTGCTCCGCCCACACTACCAGCCGCTCATCGCCATCTCCGTGGAATGGGGATCGAGCACCCGGGGGCCCGTCACCGGTGCCCCGGTGTTTGTCGACATCAAGACGCATGCCGACATGGAGAAATATCGGGGCCGGCTCAAGAATGCCGTCGTTCTTTACATGCCGCCGCGGCCGACGCCGCCGCACTTCACGCCGGATGCCCGAAGATTCGACGACGAAGAATTGAAGAACATGGACCGTTATCCCATTCCGGATGAATCGCCGGTCGATGCCGATTATGTTCGGGGTTTCATCGATGACCTGGAGGATTTCTTCAGGGAGGAAGAGATTGGCGTCCTGGTCCGCCCGAGTTCTCCCGGGACGCGTGATTATGGGACGGTCCGCGCCTTCGGCATCCGGCAGGCCATCAACCCCGAACGACCGCGACCCTTGCCCGAAATCATCCTCGCCACCGAGCATTACAATCTCATCCACAGGCTTGTCACGGAGCATCGGGAATCCTGCGAAATGATCGTCGAGGTCCGGACCGAGTTCTATGACGACGATCTCAACGGCTACAATGTCGTTGCGGAAATTCCGGGTACGGACAAGAAGGACGAAATCGTCATGTTGGGTGGGCACCTCGATTCCTGGAGCCCGGGAACAGGCGCCGCCGACAATGCCGCAGGCTGTGTCGTTAACATGGAAGCCGTCCGCATCCTGAAGAAGTTGGGTGTCAAGCCGCGCCGCACGATCCGGATCGTCCTGTGGAGTGCCGAGGAGAAAGGCTGGCTGGGTTCCAAGGCCTACGTCGCCGAGCACTTCGGGGAAGTGGAGACGATGACCCTGAAGCCGGGCCATGCCAAGCTTTCCGCATATTTCAATTATGACAACGGCACGGGGCGGATCCGTGGTATCAGGACACAGAACAACATCCAGATCCGGCCGATTTTCGAGAAATGGATGAGGCCGTTTCATGACCTGGGAATGACCCAGGTTGTTAACCTTTCGACGATGGGTTCCGATCACGGCGCCCTGGACCTGGTCGGGCTGCCCAGTTTCCAGTGGATCCAGGATCCCATCCATTACGGCACACGGATTCACCATACGAACATGGATGTCGTCGACCACCTCATCCCCGAAGACTTGATCCAGTCGGCGGTGATTATTGCGAGTTTTGTCTATCACACGGCCATGAGAGAGGAGATGCTACCACGCAAACCTCTGCCGGCCCCGCGCAAGTACCCCGTGAGGCGCTGATCGCTGCGCTTGTCTATCAGTCTCTCTTGACTTGTCCGACTTCAAAGAGCGGTTCGCCCGCGTTGGCGGGCGGTGTGTTGATGATGTAGAGCATAATGCCTTCGAAGGGTGCCGTCAGGGTTTCGATGCGATCTCCGAAGTAGTCGGTGATATATCCGACGGGCTGGCCGGCCGCGACATATTGCCCCATTTCGACTTCAGGGAAAAACAGGCCGTCCCATTTCGAATAAACGACTTCGTACTTGTCGATCCAGACGGGATGCCCGACCATGTCGGGGTCGCCGTCGATCATGTGGAGAAGGCGCATGACGCTGAGGACGCCGTCGACGTTCCTCCGGACGGCGATCTCGTCAGTCCGGCCCAGATACCCCCATTCCGTGGTGATAGCCGGCTTGCCCTGGAGAAGTGCTGTGTTCCCCAGGTATTTCGAGTCCTTGAGGTCCTGGGTGCGGGAGTCGTCGATGATGATGGTCGGGATACCGAAGGCCAGAGCCATGTCCCGGGCCTTTTCGCTGACGGCCGGGTCGGGTCCGATCATCCAGTAGGTGTAGGGGATGAGAGCCTCGTTGCCGTCGCCGCAGTGCATGTCGATCAGGGCGTCGCATTTTTGGATGACCTCGGTGTTCAGGACATGGGCGATTCTCTGGCTCTGGGAGCCCTTCGGATCACCTGGGAAAACCCGATTGAGATTCTTCCAGTCGTAGGGGTTGTAATAGATGATCCGTTTCTGGAAGCCCGGCAGGTTGGCGACGTGGACGATGATCAGCGTACCGGAGAGTTCCTCGCCGCGGAGCATGTCCCGGATCCGGTAGAGGGCGAGAATGGGCGGGTATTCGTAGGCGTGGACACCGGTCACGAGGGCGAGGGCCGGACCGGGATTCCGGCCGTGGAGGACGGTCACCGGAATACGGGTCGCCGGGTCGGTGTCTCCGGGCGGAACCTCGAGAAAGCCCGAGGCCGCCTCGCCGGGCAAAACGGTTTGGTCTCCGAAAATAAAAGGATCGCGGGGCTTGTTCGGAGCGGCGGGTGAGGCCGATAAAGCGGCGGCCAGGGCAAAAATCCCGATTCCTGCAAACACTCGATAAAATGTCTTCATCGCTGTCTCCTCCCCAGGGCCGGGCGGCCGTTCCTTCGGCCGGACGGCGGTTATCCGTATGCCGGGACGCGGCGTCCCGGCGTCACGGCAAGTCCTGCGCCTTGCCGGCCGGCGCGGCGGCGTAGACCGAGCGGTTTGCTGCCGTGGCGGCCTCGCGGTCCATTTTGACGATAGCGCGGTCGTAGGTCAGCAGACCGTTGACTTCGATTTCGACGTCCGTCGTCTGGGTGTAGACGGCGGCGGACAGGCCGTTCCGGATGAAAGGCTTGAGTTTGGCGATGAGATCGATGTAGGCGGCCGTCAGTTCCTCGGTGTTTGTATAGCTCCGGTAGCCCCAGTTCTTCTCGTCCTGCCAAGTGTGTCCGGAAACGGGAAGGCCCAGGCCGCCGAACTCGCCGAGCACGGCCGCCCGGCCGGGTTCGTTGGGCGGCGCATCGGGGCCGGGATAGCGGTGGATGTCGTTGACGTCGCCCGTGCCGCGGTCGGTCCAGCCGCTTGCGGAATTGACGAGGCGCGTCGGGTCGAGGATCTTCACCCAGTCCGTGATGCGGGCCGTGTCGTACTGACCCCAGCCTTCATTGAAGGGCACCCACATCACGATGCTGGGGTGATTGATGAGCGTCTTGATGACGGACGCGAATTCGGCTTCGAATTGCCGGGCCGACTCCTCGCTGCGGACGAGATCGGGATCCTTGGATCCGATGAAGGCGTCGCCGTTCGGCATGTCCTGCCAGACGAGAAGCCCGAGCCGGTCGCACATGGTGTAGAAGCGCCGGGGCTCCACCTTGACGTGTTTGCGCATCATGTTGAAGCCGAGATCCTTGAGCGCCTCGATGTCGTATTGGAGCGCCTCGTCGGTCGGGGCCGCGTAGAGTCCGTCCGGCCACCAGCCCTGGTCGAGCGGTCCGAACTGGAAGAGGGGCGCGTTGTTCAGGAATAGGCGTGTGCGTCCGGCCTCGTCGCGGCCGAGGGATGTTTTCCGCATGCCGAAATAGGAGGTGATGCGGTCCAGCGTGTGGCCGTTCGCATCGAGAAGTTCGACGGAGAGGTCATAGAGAAAGGGGCTTTCGGGAGACCAGAGCTTCGGGTCGGGAACGGCCAGAGCGACGATGTCGCCGGGCCGGCCCTGGGCATTGCCTGCTGTGACGCCCTCGCTGAGGATGGCGATCTTGACGCGTTCTCCTCCTGCGGCCTCAACCTGAATGCGGACTTCTTCCGCGTCGATGTCGGGGATGATGCGAAGGGAGCGGATGTGTTCCGGGTCGACCGGTTCGATCCAGACTGTGGCCCAGATGCCCGTGACCGACGTGTACCAGATGCTCCGGGGCTCCCGGACCTGTTTGCCGCGGGGCTGTGTTCCCGCATCCACGGGATCCCAGACGGAAAGAACGAGAGTCTGTTCTCCACGTTTCCTGAGCGCATCCGTGACGTCGAAGGAAAAGGGGTTGTATCCGCCGCGGTGGGTCCCGATGTCGATGCCGTTTACCGAGACGCGCGTTTCCCAGTCCACGGCCTCGAAGTTGATGAGAATTCTTTTAGCATCCCAGCCTTTTGGGAGGCGGAAGGTCCGGCGGTACCAGAGCCGGTTGTCGGGGCCGACGGCCTTTTTAACGCCGGAGAGTGCGGACTCGACGGGAAAGGGGACGAGGATGTGCCCGTCGTAGGCTTCGGGTTCCGGATCGCCGGCCGGACGGATGGCGTATTCCCAGAGGCCGTTGAGGTTCATCCAATCGTTGCGGACCATCTGGGGGCGGGGATAATCGGGATGAGGGAGGACGGGATCGACGTCGGCCGCCCAGCGCGTCATGATGCGCCCCTCGGCGGGACTCCAGGCCGGAGGCGGTTCGGGGGACTTGCAGGCGGTGCCTGCGTTAAGAATAAGAAACAGCGTGAAAACAGCGGCGAACTGATGGGATGTTGACATGAGACCTCCCGGACCTGAATTGCGAACAGGCTTATTCTAACGCATCATCCCGCGCAAGCCAACACACAGACCTTTCTTTTCAATAACTTTCGGCAGTCCAAGCAGCTGAAAAACAGTCATTTTTATTGTTATCAATCATTTCCGGCAGTCTGAGCGGAAAGGGTTGCGGGGGAGGGAGATATCAAATATATTGATGGTGAATCATTCATGAGGAGGTCCGTCCATGACCCGTCTCTTCCGAAAAAACACCGTCCGGGGATTCCTTCTGATCACGGCCGTCACCGCCGCCTTGGTCGTCGTTCCGGCCTGCGGGCCGAAGGCCGCTTCGGATTATCCCCATAAGCCCGTCTCTTTCACCGACGTCCACTTTGAGGACGATTTCTGGGCGCCGCGCCTGGAGACGAACCGCACGGTCACCATTCCCCACAACTTCCGCCAGAGCGAGGAGACCGGGCGCATCCGCAACTTCGAGCTCGCCGCGGAAGCGCTCCAGGGTGAAACCGGCGGGGAGTTCTGCACGCGCTTCCCCTTCGACGACTCCGACGTCTTCAAGGTCATCGAGGCCGCGGCCTATGCGCTGTCACTCGAGCGCGATCCTGAACTTGAAGCCTACATCGACGGCCTGGCCGAGAAGATCGCCGCCGCCCAGGAACCGGACGGGTATCTCTATAGCGCCCGGACGATCGGCGGCCCCCCGCCCGTCGACTGGATGGGCGACGAACGATGGGCCAACCTCTACATGAGCCACGAACTCTACAATCCCGGCCATTTCTACGAGGCGGCCGCGGCCTACTACGAGGCTACGGGCAAACGCAACCTCCTCGACATCGCTCTCAAGAACGCCGAACTCATTCTGGCCGAATTCGGACCCGGAAAACGGCAGGATCCGCCGGGGCACCAGGAAATCGAAATCGGTCTCGTCAAGCTCTATCGGATCACGGGCGATGCCCGCTATCTCGACCTGGCCAAGTTCTTCCTCGATGTGCGCGGCCGGACGGATAGCGGCCGCAAACTCTACGGAGAATATTCCCAGGACCACAAGCCCGTCACCGAGCAGGACACGGCCGTCGGCCACGCCGTCCGCGCCAACTACATGTACACGGCCATGGCCGATATCGCCGCTCTGACGGGCGACCAAGCCTATATCGCGGCCCTCGACCGCATCTGGGACGACGTCATCGGCACGAAGATCTACCTCACCGGCGGCATCGGCGCGGCCGGATCCTGGGAGGGATACGGCCCGGCCTACCGGCTTCCCAATGTCAGCGCCTATGCCGAAACCTGCGCGGCGATCGCGACCTTCCTCTGGAACCACCGGATGTTCCTGCTCAAGGCGGACGGCAAGTATGCCGACGTCATGGAGCGCATCCTCTACAACGGGCTGCTATCGGGCATCTCCCTGAGCGGCGACAAGTTTTTCTATCCCAATCCCCTCGCCTCCTTCGGCCAGCATGAGCGGACACCGTGGTTCCCCTGCGCCTGCTGTCCTCCCAATGTGGCCCGCATTCTGGCCTCCGTTCCCGAATACGCCTATGTCGTTTCCAAGGACGGTCTTTTCGTCAATCTGTACGTTCAGGGATCGGCCCGGGCGACGGTCGGGAAAACCGGGGTCACTCTGAATCAGACGACCGATTATCCCTGGACGGGCGACGTGACCGTCGATGTCCGGCCCGAAAAGCCCGCGGCCTTCACGCTTCACGTCCGCATTCCGGGCTGGGCCGTCGAACAGCCCATTCCTTCGGATCTCTACACCTACCTGGATCGAACCGAAAAGCGGCCCGTCGTCAAGGTCAACGGCGAAGAGGCGGCCCTCGACATCCGGAACGGCTATGTCTCCCTGCGCCGGACCTGGCGCGACGGCGATCGCGTCGAGATCAGCCTGCCCATGGCGCCGCGCCGTGTCCTGTCCCACGAGGCCGTCGAGGTGAACCGCGGCCGCGTGGCCGTCGAGCGCGGTCCTCTCGTTTACTGCGCCGAATGGCCCGACAACGACGGCCGGGTCCATCAGTTCGTGCTGCCCGACGCCTCTGATCTTCGGGTCGAGCACCGGCCCGGACTCCTGAATGGGATTACGGTCATCACGGCCGAAGCCGAGGCGCTTTCGGAAAAATCCGGCCGCCTGGAGACGGCTTCGGAAATCCTGACTCTGATTCCGTATTACGCCTGGGCGAACAGGGGCAAGGGTGAGATGGCCGTCTGGCTTGCCCGGGATCCGGCCCGAGCCCGGCCTGTCCGTGAACCCGGCCCGGCCTCGATGGCCGAAGTCAAGGCGTCCGAAGGCGCCGTCAGGCCTCAGAACGTCAACGATCAATACGAACCCGAATCTTCCGGCGATGCCGCCGGCTACATGCACTGGTGGCCCAAAAAGGGAACACTCGAGTGGATCGAATACTCCTTCAAGGCTCCCGTTCGCGTCTCCGAATCCTCGGTTTACTGGTTCGATGACACGGGTGCCGGGCAGTGCCGCGTCCCCGCCTCCTGGCGGCTGCTCTACAGATCCGGCGGCCGGTGGCTTCCGGTGGAAACCGGGGATGAGTACGGCGTTGTCCTCAATGCCTACAATACGGTGAGCTTCGCGCCCGTCCGGACGACCGGCCTGCGCCTGGAGGTTCAGCTTCAGGAGGAATGGTCGGCCGGTATACAGGAATGGACGATCAAATAGGGTTACGTCTTGCTCCGGGACCGTGCGTGAAAATGCTGAATTTTTCAATCTTTCTCTCATTTCAGCATTTTCACCCTACGGGCGAGCCGATCTCACCATTCCGACTTTGTCGCAGCCTGCTCGACGTAGGCATGCTACGCCTTCGCAGGCCGTTTCCTTGTCGAAACGGTAACCTCGACTCGCGCACGGTCCCGGAGCCGGGCACCCCCCTTAGACAATGGGGAAGCATTAACATCGTCTCCAAAATAGATAAGGAGGAGGGGTTATGGTCAAGCGAAAGAAATCGATAGTCGAAAAAGCGATTGTGGCAACGGTCCTGGCCGTCTTGTGCCTCGTCACAGCCTGCGGCCCGTCCCGTCCCGCGGCGGACGATCCATTGGCCGGCGTGACGCAGTTCATCCCGAATCCCTCCTTCGAGGAGATGGACGGCAACCTGCCGCGCGGCTGGAAGAGCGCAGTCTGGCGCAAGGACGGCGAATTCCGCGTCGACGATGTCGCCCGCACGGGAGAACGAAGCATCATGATTTCCTCCGAAACGGGAGGCGATCTGGCCTGGACGGCCGTCGTTCCCGTCCGCCCCTTCGCCCGCTACCGACTGAGCGGCTGGATCAAGACAGAGGATGTCCGAAGCGTCGACGGCGGAGCCGGCGCCCTGCTCAACATTCATGGTGTTTCGGGTTGGCGCACGGAAGCCGTCACCGGCACCGCGGATTGGACCGAGGTCGTTTTCGAATTCGACGCCGGCGCCAACGACGCCCTCCAGGTCAACTGCCTCTTCGGAGGCTGGGGCCGGGCCGCGGGCGCGGCCTGGTTTGACGACATCCGCCTCGATCTCCTGGAGGCGCGTGAGGTCAAACCCGAAGTCCGGATCGACGCCGACCGCCGCCTGCATCCCATTTCGCCTTACATCTACGGCCAGTTCATCGAGCACCTCGGGCGCTGCATCTACGGCGGCATCTGGGCCGAAATGCTCGAGGACCGGAAGTTCTTTGACGCCGTCGGCGCCGCCGATTCGCCCTGGAAGCCGCTGGGGGAGGCCGCGTCCGTATCGATGGATACGGCGAAGCCTTTCGTCGGCGTCCACACGCCCCGAATCACGCTCAATGGTGTCGAGGCCGGGATCGTCCAGACGGGTCT includes the following:
- a CDS encoding glycoside hydrolase family 2 TIM barrel-domain containing protein encodes the protein MSTSHQFAAVFTLFLILNAGTACKSPEPPPAWSPAEGRIMTRWAADVDPVLPHPDYPRPQMVRNDWMNLNGLWEYAIRPAGDPEPEAYDGHILVPFPVESALSGVKKAVGPDNRLWYRRTFRLPKGWDAKRILINFEAVDWETRVSVNGIDIGTHRGGYNPFSFDVTDALRKRGEQTLVLSVWDPVDAGTQPRGKQVREPRSIWYTSVTGIWATVWIEPVDPEHIRSLRIIPDIDAEEVRIQVEAAGGERVKIAILSEGVTAGNAQGRPGDIVALAVPDPKLWSPESPFLYDLSVELLDANGHTLDRITSYFGMRKTSLGRDEAGRTRLFLNNAPLFQFGPLDQGWWPDGLYAAPTDEALQYDIEALKDLGFNMMRKHVKVEPRRFYTMCDRLGLLVWQDMPNGDAFIGSKDPDLVRSEESARQFEAEFASVIKTLINHPSIVMWVPFNEGWGQYDTARITDWVKILDPTRLVNSASGWTDRGTGDVNDIHRYPGPDAPPNEPGRAAVLGEFGGLGLPVSGHTWQDEKNWGYRSYTNTEELTAAYIDLIAKLKPFIRNGLSAAVYTQTTDVEIEVNGLLTYDRAIVKMDREAATAANRSVYAAAPAGKAQDLP
- a CDS encoding M14 family metallopeptidase, which translates into the protein MKTFYRVFAGIGIFALAAALSASPAAPNKPRDPFIFGDQTVLPGEAASGFLEVPPGDTDPATRIPVTVLHGRNPGPALALVTGVHAYEYPPILALYRIRDMLRGEELSGTLIIVHVANLPGFQKRIIYYNPYDWKNLNRVFPGDPKGSQSQRIAHVLNTEVIQKCDALIDMHCGDGNEALIPYTYWMIGPDPAVSEKARDMALAFGIPTIIIDDSRTQDLKDSKYLGNTALLQGKPAITTEWGYLGRTDEIAVRRNVDGVLSVMRLLHMIDGDPDMVGHPVWIDKYEVVYSKWDGLFFPEVEMGQYVAAGQPVGYITDYFGDRIETLTAPFEGIMLYIINTPPANAGEPLFEVGQVKRD
- a CDS encoding M20/M25/M40 family metallo-hydrolase; translated protein: MKNRRFIGIAAAAAIFCAAFSFAVQDEPDLAMVAKIRHEGIKNSQVMKLAGYLCDVIGPRPTGSPAMTRASHWVLDKLKEWGLQNVRLEPYHFGVGWAPQYISAHLLRPHYQPLIAISVEWGSSTRGPVTGAPVFVDIKTHADMEKYRGRLKNAVVLYMPPRPTPPHFTPDARRFDDEELKNMDRYPIPDESPVDADYVRGFIDDLEDFFREEEIGVLVRPSSPGTRDYGTVRAFGIRQAINPERPRPLPEIILATEHYNLIHRLVTEHRESCEMIVEVRTEFYDDDLNGYNVVAEIPGTDKKDEIVMLGGHLDSWSPGTGAADNAAGCVVNMEAVRILKKLGVKPRRTIRIVLWSAEEKGWLGSKAYVAEHFGEVETMTLKPGHAKLSAYFNYDNGTGRIRGIRTQNNIQIRPIFEKWMRPFHDLGMTQVVNLSTMGSDHGALDLVGLPSFQWIQDPIHYGTRIHHTNMDVVDHLIPEDLIQSAVIIASFVYHTAMREEMLPRKPLPAPRKYPVRR
- a CDS encoding M20/M25/M40 family metallo-hydrolase, whose translation is MKPGIFIRRSSFYYLVIILVFCSLSLPAVGSADAGSQAQSVPEKMREGYESIRPEDSVSYLEFIAADELEGRDTPSKGLTIAKLYIQSLYKTWGVQPAGDPAGSSRSYEQKIPVVIKEYGKDTFMEVRSGGIARKFFVDTDFSCSNGADFAGTIVGPVVFAGYGLSAPDVGYDDFANIDVKGKIVVVAAGKPGGPDADTVFNRPENRARFAGRRTPAENCARLLARKGALALIIIDESRGRAVSPHGYIRGDRIRSAGKSVFSPALSLVDPMVPSFWASPEVAEAIFSSSGRSFVESKNSIDSRIRPNSLNFPGVTIDIDLDVRQTPSLTANLLGMIEGSDPELKNEFVVIGAHLDHVGMNPQGYVFNGSDDNGSGSVGVLQIAKALARNPVKPKRSVLFAHWTGEEKGLVGSGYFVRFPTIPLENIVANVNLDMISRDTPLSVVKETARDFNIDLAILDGLEDLPEKTLMVFTSSPAPSLEDMSVQLGRDHSGLQVVPLPSFPMLGNSDHYFFCLKKIPAVFFYTGGHRELHQPGDTVDKMNKTKMSRIVRLAYLLAFTIGEAADRPAWRDSPTQILPFQW
- a CDS encoding glycoside hydrolase family 127 protein: MTRLFRKNTVRGFLLITAVTAALVVVPACGPKAASDYPHKPVSFTDVHFEDDFWAPRLETNRTVTIPHNFRQSEETGRIRNFELAAEALQGETGGEFCTRFPFDDSDVFKVIEAAAYALSLERDPELEAYIDGLAEKIAAAQEPDGYLYSARTIGGPPPVDWMGDERWANLYMSHELYNPGHFYEAAAAYYEATGKRNLLDIALKNAELILAEFGPGKRQDPPGHQEIEIGLVKLYRITGDARYLDLAKFFLDVRGRTDSGRKLYGEYSQDHKPVTEQDTAVGHAVRANYMYTAMADIAALTGDQAYIAALDRIWDDVIGTKIYLTGGIGAAGSWEGYGPAYRLPNVSAYAETCAAIATFLWNHRMFLLKADGKYADVMERILYNGLLSGISLSGDKFFYPNPLASFGQHERTPWFPCACCPPNVARILASVPEYAYVVSKDGLFVNLYVQGSARATVGKTGVTLNQTTDYPWTGDVTVDVRPEKPAAFTLHVRIPGWAVEQPIPSDLYTYLDRTEKRPVVKVNGEEAALDIRNGYVSLRRTWRDGDRVEISLPMAPRRVLSHEAVEVNRGRVAVERGPLVYCAEWPDNDGRVHQFVLPDASDLRVEHRPGLLNGITVITAEAEALSEKSGRLETASEILTLIPYYAWANRGKGEMAVWLARDPARARPVREPGPASMAEVKASEGAVRPQNVNDQYEPESSGDAAGYMHWWPKKGTLEWIEYSFKAPVRVSESSVYWFDDTGAGQCRVPASWRLLYRSGGRWLPVETGDEYGVVLNAYNTVSFAPVRTTGLRLEVQLQEEWSAGIQEWTIK